AACGCCGCTGTATTCTGTACGACTCATTTGGTAATCGTAGCCCCAAAAATCCCATGTAAACTCAATTTGAACGAGATCGTAGCATGCGAACGTATGTATCGACCGACGCCTTCAGAATCTTTGCTCAGGTAACGTACGATAATGCTAATTATCGTAACCGTAGCCACCGTGCAAACGAACCCTGACAACATTCTCCAAGGAAGCACATTTAACAACCAGGGTAAGCGCTCACCCTGTTAATAATCACGTGAACGTAGGATCAGCACGTCTCCTGTCGACGAACCGAGCTTTGTGCTAGGTGGCACTGCATTAAGGCCCGTCGTGTTATACGGAAGATGTGCGACTGGACTACAAAGCTTGGTTAACTCAACGTAATGCGTGTGTTATAAAGACAGAGAAGACGCAAACATATCCGAGgggcacttcattaggtacacgacACACCAACACGGCCATTGATTCGATCCTGTTGGTGTTCCTAATGATGTGTCCTTTGGTTTCAAGTGTAATCTGTCCATACGATGTAGGTATTCCTCTTGGGtggccttgttttttttcttcctgtttGATGATGCGCGCTTTCCATTCCTCATGTCCTTCATTATTTATAACCCCCCCGTAGAGAAGAAGAGAGGGTGGGTTGTTGGATGGGACAGGCAGAGCTGTGGGGGAGAGACACTTTGGGTCCGATGCTGTTAATTAAGAAAAAATGGCAAGTAATGTAACAATGACATAAGACATGGTGGTTGGTATTGATTCAATCTTAATATAAGATTAACATGATCATAATCTTTTGTTTCTATTCAGCACAGCATATAAAAATGTCTCTCCGTGTCTTCTGCAAATTTGACTATATACTGGTTGTGACTGTTTTATATTTTGCATGTTAAAAAGTACCTGTGGAGCAAATACTCCAATATCACTTTTATATTATACAGTGTGACGTTGGCAAACTATCCCATCATGCAAAGTGCAATGCATGACGTGCACTGATATACAagctttcctttttttcttttcctcttcaCACGTTTGTCACACTGCATTAGATGGATCCAGAGATTTGTTGTCGAGCTTCCAGATAGTAATACAAATATGTGGTACAAAGAGTCGTTTTCCAAATCTTGTTCTACAAGTTGTGATGATTTGTTTGGCACCTCAGGAACGACTTTGGACCTGTTTTGCCCCTCGCACACTCACTTCCACCAATGAATGAGTCAGGCTGGTCATAACTTGTGTAATGTGTTGTTCTTTTCTTTCACAGCagccatttttcttttctcgTTCTCTTGTGGCTGAAAGGAGGGCTTGCTTGATTGGTGACAGCACGCTTGAAAGTTTAAAGGTTGTCAGGGTGGAGCCTGATGGATCATGTTGGTGAGTGTGAGAAAGAAACATGTCCTTTGTCTGACTTCATACTTACAGTAAAATACTTCAGGGTGTCTTTTGACCAGTAGCCCCAAATATTTGCATACTTTTAGTGCCTAATATTACACCATATTGTGAAATCAGTGAGTGGATATCTCTTTCTATAGTTAGACCATGTTACTTTTGTGTCTTTCCACATTGTCTCCAGGCCAGTTGGACTATGAAGGCAGAATAATGGCACAAGTTATAGCGGGTGGGGTCGACCATTGTGACAACACACCCCACCCTGAACCTCACAACCTCAATGAGCTCAACCCGCTCACTCAGACGGAACATACGTCAGCTCTGAAAAATGATTCCAGAACTGGACTCCCCTCGAAAGCGTCTCTCAACAACAACGGCGAGAGCAAGGAGGAGCTGGAAGGACACAAAAGCACATgcaaagaagaagaggaggacacTGATGAGTTGATGAAGGACGAAGAAGAGGAATCAGAGGCATCAAGTTGCCTAATGCACTGCCAGTCTCCAGATACTCCCATGACTGATTCCTCCAATTCAGAAACAGGTACAGAAAGTATTACACggaccaaaaataaaaatgcacttgAACTGTGAGGCATAAAATGCAGCCCTGGAATTTGGACACGGTGGTGTCTTGAATAATTTTCTCCCTCTTTAGGAAGCCTGCTGGAGAATCCTTTCAGTCCtggaacaagtccagaacctacATCCCCCGTACTCCAAGAAACCTCATGTCCCACCAGTCCTTTGGAAGTGGGCCAGACTCAAGTGGACTTGGGTGGGTTTGCTTCCAGCACTTCAGGAGATACCCTCACCACAGGGCCATTGCTTTCTCCTCATTTATCTTTCACCTCAGACACAAGTCAGAGTTGCACTGATGGACCTGAACATGTCTTATCAactactgccagaaatgcgcaATCCACTTCAGCACTTCTTACCACTTCTTCTCCCCCCATTGAAGGACTTGTTCATGACCTTCACTTGGAGACGACATCCAACATAAAGGCTTCTATCACATCTCATAGCCAAACAGCAGAGCCCTTTGCCTTCTCCACAGGGCAGATACCGACTGGTGCACAATCCGTTTCTGAAACGACACTTAGACACTCAGATGAGTGCACTTCCTCTTCAGTACCCATCTCCGCTCTGATGGCATCCCTGGAACATTTGGCCCAGAGAGGAGATGATGATTGCCTTCCACAAGACCTTCATTGGGTAACCTCTTTTTCTTTATTTCAACACCAAaagcctgtaaaaaaaaatcctcactaTGCCATATCTCCGAGGTATGTTGTCATTTTGAAATATGCAGACAACACTGCAATCACAAGACATTCCTCTCAAATAGTTGAGCTTGCTACCTACCTGCTGGACAAGGTGTATGCGTTGAGATGTAAAGCATTTCTGTCGTTGTGTTTTCTGGATGCGTTTAGAATGTGAACAGCAAGAATGTGCTCATGTGTGCAAGACTAGTTTGTAATGAAGCGCATAATTTCGTTTGAGCATCGTGTTTAAACATGCATTTTGGGAATACGCAGTTTTTTCAacactgcttttattttggaaaacaatgaccatGCAACTTCCTTGTGTGATATTGCTTAACTTGtttagttcttttttttaatcgctAAATAATACCAAAGAAGCAAAAATAATTGGTTATGAAACAGTAACCGgggaaaacaatatttttaagacacttaaatgtaaataaaattgtatctgaTTATTTGATTAGTCAATCACtagaataatcgattctaaaaatattcgatAGTGATATGTTCAACTTGCAGATTTGATCGAATATATTTGATCCCTCTAAATACGTACTGGTCCTTTAAATTCAAATGTGAGAGCTTTTTGTGTCATCTGTACTGCTCTCACTTGAGACACATACACACTTGTTCTGTGTTTAGCCGAGCAACATAAAAGCGACACTGACACGGGCCGAGGAGAGGTAGAATTTCTGTTGTGGCATCGCCTTATTGTCCTCATGttgtcctttttattttttttcattttggttgAATCGCAAGTCTAGTTTAATCCTCCAGAGTGATACTTTTCTTAGAAAATTGCCTGTCATCATTTAAAGATAATCTCTTCCTGCAGATTGCCGAGGCCTCTGTCTGTCATGAAGATTGTATCCTTATCATTGTATGCGTAAGTCTTTATGTATTTTGACAGGCTTTTTATGGAGGGCAGATTTTGCTCTAATATGGAATTCCTAAAAAACACAATTGACTGTGCGTTATTGTACGCACAATTTATTGACATTAattgaatatttaatattaacatCTGTTGCAGTATAATTAGTCCAAGGAGGTGCCGCTCGAGCGGTGTCAGAGAatgttttgaggaaaaaaaagtatgtaCGAGCTTGCGTCGAGCTATGCCCTGCATCATGTATAGCATCTCTGTGCATGTATAAAGGAGAGGGCTTCTTTCTGATAGAGGGCGTATTGAGCCCTGTCAAAGAAGGATTGTATTATGACTGCTTACATATATACATAAGCATGAGCACTCCTTTATCCTCTACACTTTTCACTCTTCTTCTGTTTTGTCATTCCACCCGAATCAAGTTATGACAACAATAATCCATCTTTACTTACACACAACAACCTTTGCCATAACAAAGCGCTTCACAAAAATGTGTCttctttaactcgtgttgttcaGACCAGTTGGCTTTACAGTGCATTCAACTGGAGAGGCTTTATCACCAGAGAGTGTTGGACAACTTGAATGCTCTCCAGCAACAGTGGGGTAATTTACACGCATGTTCATATTCACGGTGCACTTCTTACTTCTGTCATGAAATCTGGTtgcttgaccccccccccacactgaACTCTGCTCATCTTTGCTTTTACATCCAAGTTCAGCAAGCTGACTTAAAGTCAACAATATAGATACTTGGCCGAGTTTGACGTCTCACCAATTTATCCATTGTAATAATATTTGTCTCTTTGCTTGTGCTTCATAGAAAGTCGGTGTATAAGAAGCCAGTCCAGTTTAGAAGCCCGACATCTGGACACTCTCAGAGACATCTGCCAGACGCACACTCGGTCAGTATGTGTCTTTTTAGTTTAGGTCTGGCATGTTAATATATTGAATGCAACAGTTAACCAAGTTAAAATCAAATAACATGCCAAGAAACAGACAATACACAGGAATAAAATACACCCAAGGTGGCTAGAGTGTCATGTTTGTGTCGCCACCTTTGCAAGTTAGAGCGTAACTGTGGCGGTGAGTACTGCAGTAATGGCTGAACTGCTACTTGGGCACTTTCAGATATTTGAGCTCTTGTGCTGATTAAGTTTCACCTCACTTGActccctctcacacacacacattttaataGCCCGGGAAATATGCTCAGGCTAATATTAGATTGGCAGTGTAATGAAGCGTCACCAAATCTTACATGTCTTAATTTACAAAACGAAGATTCCTCACcaccatgtcattttgtcttctcGTCGTAGACCAAACGCAGCAGATGCAGCGGTAAGATCATTATTTTGTCTGGGTAAATATAAATGAGTgataatgttgttgtttttttcattaagtgtttttatatttgtgtttaCAGTCGGCATCTCTGGGCGTAAGGCACCTGCTCGAACAAGGTGATGCATTACCTCCACAAGGTGAGCGAGAGAAAGTTGCAATCTGCA
This genomic window from Syngnathus scovelli strain Florida chromosome 4, RoL_Ssco_1.2, whole genome shotgun sequence contains:
- the cnsta gene encoding consortin isoform X1; the encoded protein is MDHVGQLDYEGRIMAQVIAGGVDHCDNTPHPEPHNLNELNPLTQTEHTSALKNDSRTGLPSKASLNNNGESKEELEGHKSTCKEEEEDTDELMKDEEEESEASSCLMHCQSPDTPMTDSSNSETGSLLENPFSPGTSPEPTSPVLQETSCPTSPLEVGQTQVDLGGFASSTSGDTLTTGPLLSPHLSFTSDTSQSCTDGPEHVLSTTARNAQSTSALLTTSSPPIEGLVHDLHLETTSNIKASITSHSQTAEPFAFSTGQIPTGAQSVSETTLRHSDECTSSSVPISALMASLEHLAQRGDDDCLPQDLHWIAEASVCHEDYQLALQCIQLERLYHQRVLDNLNALQQQWESRCIRSQSSLEARHLDTLRDICQTHTRPNAADAASASLGVRHLLEQGDALPPQARHIEGTMENRAEDSSCPQSSHPPSINLSPPLDSPDSPEKDREAPKCNLDGTAGFHGTDLSDEVEGSDGEQGECLEQTTSALGDDLHPSETGQMDQSKPAEQQGGDLVSAQEKEVDREDDRCSVEEAAEAPMMEDEAEEEEEGKEERNGINVDVEHLHQETQVAEKEICQKIKEGNESSLHQDDDGHLDGFPKHPKLASEEEEEQEEYENEKADIFPEAVTLDDMAKLITIEEISPASGLISILKKKNVPSDEVSLSASPESISDKPTAKRRVRFKVADDGFDSDVGGRDSCLLLFLLCLVTVVISMGGTTLYCALGDVHSSVCQDFSRNVDFYFGQMQRAIAQIHQWLGPSPS